A genome region from Gossypium hirsutum isolate 1008001.06 chromosome A04, Gossypium_hirsutum_v2.1, whole genome shotgun sequence includes the following:
- the LOC107948036 gene encoding uncharacterized protein, giving the protein MDINPHPLQASNNEDENLLTLSLSTPSPSAPPPSSSSSSLMPPPTSSPMGQQQTIQLCIPIPQAPSLPYYPNHQVQTPTGFNAIDSNTVSGEIVNHSRPSRSRRNPFQAPRQGRSETIPPPFPWATNRRATVHTLDYLVSHNVTSIDGDVQCKKCDKVCKVEYDLQEKFKEIGDFIKENKFALHDRAPSEWTAPTLPNCETCGSTLKPVLKKKRDINWLFLLLGKMLGCCKLSELKYFCKHTKNHRTGAKDRVLYLTYMGLCKQLDPNGPYDV; this is encoded by the coding sequence ATGGATATTAACCCCCATCCTCTCCAAGCCTCTAATAACGAGGACGAAAATTTACTCACACTATCGTTATCAACACCATCACCATCAGCGCCGCCACCGTCATCTTCGTCTTCCTCACTTATGCCACCACCAACATCGTCACCTATGGGGCAACAACAAACAATTCAACTATGTATCCCAATCCCACAAGCGCCATCATTACCATATTACCCGAACCACCAAGTTCAAACCCCAACCGGCTTTAACGCTATTGATAGTAACACTGTTTCTGGAGAGATTGTGAACCATTCACGTCCTTCTCGTTCACGTAGGAACCCTTTTCAAGCACCAAGGCAAGGGCGATCCGAAACCATCCCACCACCGTTCCCTTGGGCCACTAACCGGCGTGCCACGGTTCACACCCTTGATTATCTTGTATCTCACAACGTGACCAGCATTGACGGTGATGTTCAATGCAAGAAGTGCGACAAGGTTTGCAAGGTGGAATACGATTTGCAAGAGAAGTTCAAAGAGATAGGggattttataaaagaaaacaagttTGCGTTGCATGATCGAGCACCCTCTGAATGGACCGCACCCACATTGCCTAACTGTGAAACTTGTGGTAGTACCTTGAAGCCTGTTCTTAAGAAGAAAAGAGACATAAATTGGCTGTTTTTGCTGTTGGGGAAGATGCTGGGGTGTTGTAAATTATCGGAGTTGAAGTACTTTTGCAAGCATACCAAGAATCATAGGACGGGTGCTAAAGATCGGGTCCTTTATCTCACTTACATGGGTTTATGCAAGCAATTAGATCCCAATGGACCTTATGATGTTTGA